A genomic stretch from Dissulfurispira thermophila includes:
- the traN gene encoding conjugal transfer protein TraN, translating to MIGNFLGMPLPAMIASTIVQIITSIKNCSTCSDEKCATQYNQYKEYSLISNRLCHIVGSKCTSKLNLGIIKKCLRTGYKYCCYNSKFARILVEQAYGQLGYP from the coding sequence ATGATTGGCAATTTTCTTGGTATGCCTCTACCTGCTATGATAGCCAGCACAATTGTCCAAATAATAACTTCTATCAAAAACTGCTCAACATGTTCTGATGAGAAATGTGCTACGCAGTATAACCAATATAAAGAGTATTCTCTTATTTCTAACAGATTGTGTCATATTGTTGGAAGTAAATGCACATCAAAATTAAACTTAGGAATCATAAAGAAATGTCTCAGAACTGGCTATAAGTATTGCTGTTATAACTCCAAATTTGCACGCATACTTGTAGAGCAAGCTTATGGTCAATTAGGCTATCCATGA